In Hwangdonia lutea, a single window of DNA contains:
- the miaA gene encoding tRNA (adenosine(37)-N6)-dimethylallyltransferase MiaA → MMQNTAINVVANYTMTKYLISIVGPTAIGKTALSIKLAQHFNTDIISADSRQFYKEMHIGTAAPSTEELAAAKHHFIHHKSIQDNYSVGAFERDALQKLETLFKSKQTIIMVGGSGLYVDAVTKGLDEFPDVDKSIREQLNSALQTKGLKHLQNQLKALDTKAFNTMAIDNPHRVIRALEICKGSGKPYSSFLNQGKTERNFNTITVGLTAERAIIYNRINQRVDVMMENGLLNEVRALMPYQSLNALNTVGYKELFNYLNGKWTLDFAISEIKKHTRRFAKRQLTWFKKNESTLWFDYETDMSNILKEMEQKIASHKA, encoded by the coding sequence ATGATGCAGAATACTGCCATAAATGTGGTTGCCAATTACACCATGACTAAGTATTTAATCTCTATTGTGGGCCCCACGGCAATAGGCAAAACGGCACTAAGCATTAAGCTTGCACAGCATTTTAATACGGATATTATTTCAGCCGATTCCAGACAGTTTTACAAGGAAATGCACATTGGTACGGCGGCGCCTTCAACCGAGGAATTAGCGGCGGCTAAACACCATTTTATCCATCATAAATCCATTCAAGATAATTATAGTGTTGGTGCTTTTGAAAGGGACGCTCTTCAAAAATTAGAAACACTTTTTAAAAGCAAACAGACTATTATTATGGTTGGTGGCTCCGGCCTGTACGTGGATGCCGTTACAAAAGGATTAGATGAGTTTCCGGATGTTGATAAAAGTATTCGCGAACAATTAAACAGCGCATTGCAAACTAAAGGTTTAAAACATTTACAAAATCAGTTAAAAGCACTTGACACAAAAGCATTCAATACCATGGCTATTGATAATCCGCATCGGGTTATTCGTGCTTTAGAGATTTGTAAAGGTTCGGGCAAGCCTTATTCCTCCTTTTTAAACCAAGGAAAAACAGAAAGAAACTTTAACACCATTACCGTTGGTCTCACAGCCGAAAGAGCTATTATTTACAACCGCATTAACCAACGTGTTGATGTGATGATGGAAAATGGTTTGTTAAATGAAGTGAGAGCTTTAATGCCTTATCAGTCATTAAACGCATTAAACACGGTGGGTTACAAAGAATTGTTTAATTACCTTAATGGCAAATGGACTTTAGATTTTGCCATATCGGAAATTAAAAAGCATACCCGCCGATTTGCAAAACGACAACTTACATGGTTTAAAAAAAATGAATCGACGCTTTGGTTTGATTATGAAACTGATATGAGTAATATTCTAAAAGAAATGGAGCAAAAAATTGCATCTCATAAAGCTTAA
- a CDS encoding DNA gyrase/topoisomerase IV subunit A, with protein sequence MTEDQKDDLENNNTENQEPQETITRVTGMYKDWFLDYASYVILERAVPAIEDGFKPVQRRIMHSMKDLDDGRYNKVANIVGHTMQYHPHGDASIADAMVQIGQKDLLIDTQGNWGNILTGDRAAASRYIEARLSKFGLDVVFNPKITEWQASYDGRRKEPVNLPVMFPLLLAQGGEGIAVGLSTKILPHNFIELIEASIKHLQGKRFTLLPDFPTAGIADFSNYNDGLRGGKVRVRAKISQVNKNTLAITEIPFGTTTSSLIDSILKANDKGKIKVKKIEDNTAAEVEILIHLPSGLSPDKTIDALYAFTSCESSISPLGCVIEDNKPLFVGVSEMLRRSTDNTVQLLKQELEIKLNEFEEQWHFASLERIFIENRIYRDIEEEETWEGVISAIDKGLQPHIKHLKRKVTEDDIVRLTEIRIKRISKFDIDKAQQKIDALEDQIAQIKHHLANLIDYAIAYFKRLKKDYGEGRERKTEIRTFDDVDATKVVIRNTKLYVNREEGFIGTSLRKNEYVCDCSDIDDIIVFTKTGKMMVTKVDTKTFIGKDIIHVAVFKKKDKRTIYNMIYRDGKKGPSYIKRFAVTSITRDKEYDLTNGNKGSVALYFSANPNGEAEVVTVNLRQAGSIKKLKWDIDFADILIKGRTSKGNLVTKYSVKRVELKEKGVSTLKPRKIWFDDAVQRLNVDGRGDLVGEFRGEDKLLIINQSGMVKTVTPEVTMHFDDDMIVMEKWVPKKPISAIYFNGEKELYYVKRFLIENEGKEESFISDHPNSQLELVSTDWKPMAEVVFAKERGKDRKENLEINLEAFIAVKGINALGNQLTKDKVNQINLLDPIPFEAPEQKHADEIEVVDEMEVSANSSEDKKADNTSKPNDKPNESENDDEGQTTLF encoded by the coding sequence ATGACAGAAGACCAAAAAGACGATTTAGAAAACAACAATACAGAAAATCAAGAGCCCCAAGAAACCATTACCAGAGTTACTGGTATGTATAAGGATTGGTTTTTAGATTACGCATCGTATGTTATATTAGAACGTGCTGTACCTGCCATTGAGGACGGTTTTAAACCCGTGCAGCGTCGCATTATGCATTCCATGAAAGATTTGGATGATGGACGCTACAATAAAGTCGCAAACATAGTGGGGCATACCATGCAATATCACCCTCACGGTGATGCCAGTATTGCCGATGCCATGGTGCAAATTGGTCAGAAAGATTTGTTAATCGATACCCAAGGAAACTGGGGAAACATTTTAACGGGCGATAGGGCAGCGGCATCGCGTTATATTGAAGCGCGTCTTTCAAAGTTTGGGCTGGATGTTGTATTTAACCCTAAAATTACCGAATGGCAGGCCAGTTATGATGGCAGGCGAAAAGAGCCCGTAAACCTTCCGGTTATGTTTCCGTTGCTTTTGGCACAGGGTGGCGAAGGTATTGCGGTGGGCTTATCAACTAAAATATTGCCTCATAATTTTATCGAACTTATCGAGGCTTCCATAAAACATTTACAAGGTAAACGATTTACGCTTTTACCAGACTTTCCTACTGCAGGAATTGCCGATTTTTCTAATTACAACGATGGTTTACGAGGTGGCAAAGTGAGGGTTCGAGCAAAAATTTCGCAGGTTAATAAAAACACCTTGGCAATTACCGAAATTCCTTTTGGTACCACCACATCGTCGTTAATAGATTCTATCTTAAAAGCTAATGATAAAGGTAAAATAAAGGTTAAAAAGATTGAAGATAACACTGCGGCCGAGGTGGAGATATTAATTCATCTTCCGTCAGGCTTATCGCCAGATAAAACCATTGATGCCTTGTATGCCTTTACGAGCTGCGAGTCATCAATTTCGCCTTTGGGTTGTGTTATTGAAGACAATAAGCCTTTGTTTGTAGGGGTTTCGGAAATGTTGCGCCGTTCAACCGATAATACCGTTCAACTTTTAAAACAAGAATTAGAAATAAAATTGAACGAGTTTGAAGAGCAATGGCATTTTGCATCATTAGAGCGCATTTTTATTGAAAACAGAATTTACCGCGATATTGAAGAAGAAGAAACTTGGGAAGGTGTTATTTCGGCTATCGATAAGGGGTTACAACCTCATATAAAACATTTAAAACGTAAAGTTACAGAAGACGATATTGTGCGTTTAACCGAAATACGAATCAAGCGTATTTCAAAATTTGATATCGATAAAGCACAACAAAAAATTGATGCTTTAGAAGATCAAATTGCTCAAATAAAACATCATTTGGCAAATCTTATTGATTATGCTATCGCTTACTTTAAAAGGCTAAAAAAAGATTACGGCGAAGGGCGCGAACGCAAAACTGAAATTAGAACCTTTGATGATGTTGATGCCACCAAAGTTGTTATTAGAAATACCAAGCTTTATGTAAATAGGGAAGAAGGTTTTATTGGAACCTCGTTGCGCAAAAACGAATATGTTTGCGATTGTAGCGATATCGACGATATTATTGTGTTTACCAAAACAGGCAAAATGATGGTTACCAAAGTGGACACCAAAACCTTTATTGGTAAAGACATTATTCATGTGGCAGTGTTTAAAAAGAAGGACAAACGCACCATTTATAATATGATTTATCGGGATGGTAAAAAGGGACCGTCATATATAAAAAGATTTGCTGTAACTAGCATTACACGCGATAAAGAGTACGATTTAACCAACGGCAATAAAGGGTCGGTTGCACTGTATTTTTCAGCAAACCCGAATGGCGAGGCCGAAGTGGTTACCGTTAATTTACGTCAGGCAGGCAGTATAAAAAAGCTAAAATGGGACATCGATTTTGCCGATATTCTTATAAAAGGCCGTACATCAAAAGGGAATTTGGTCACTAAGTATTCCGTGAAGCGTGTTGAGCTGAAGGAGAAGGGTGTGTCAACTTTAAAACCCCGTAAAATCTGGTTTGATGATGCCGTACAGCGCTTAAATGTTGATGGTAGAGGCGATTTGGTGGGCGAATTTAGAGGCGAAGACAAGCTGTTAATCATCAATCAATCGGGGATGGTAAAAACCGTAACTCCAGAAGTTACCATGCATTTTGATGATGATATGATTGTAATGGAAAAATGGGTGCCAAAAAAGCCAATATCCGCTATTTATTTTAATGGTGAAAAAGAATTGTACTATGTAAAACGCTTTTTAATTGAGAATGAAGGTAAAGAAGAATCGTTTATTTCAGACCATCCTAATTCACAATTGGAGCTTGTTTCTACCGATTGGAAACCCATGGCAGAAGTTGTATTTGCCAAAGAGCGTGGTAAAGACCGAAAAGAGAATCTTGAAATTAACCTCGAAGCGTTTATTGCCGTTAAAGGGATAAATGCTTTGGGTAATCAGCTTACAAAGGATAAAGTAAATCAAATTAATTTGTTGGACCCCATTCCTTTTGAAGCGCCCGAGCAAAAACATGCCGATGAGATTGAAGTAGTTGATGAAATGGAAGTTTCAGCAAATAGTTCAGAAGATAAAAAAGCAGATAATACCTCAAAACCAAATGATAAACCAAATGAATCTGAAAACGACGATGAAGGGCAAACAACATTGTTTTAA
- a CDS encoding DUF3857 domain-containing protein, translating into MQKTSVLLLLFLNISIYAQTNFNSETLKVTRADLELNVYEKDSTANALVLHEYGNSYIDNNDYSLITEEKRKIKILNREGFNKANVTIYLQKSDDRKEKVKNIVATTYNLVDGKVTVTKLSDTHIFEEEYNDDFTLVKFTLPNIKEGSVINYSYTLQSPFKFNYQGWSFQSDIPKLYSEYNTSIPANYEYNIKLVGGKKLFKNDQKIKRNCLYGGNGAHADCTISSYAMKDIPAFIEEDYMTSKYNFLARIEYELKVFKGFDGRINNYTKTWKTTDREFRTDKDIGKQLSKSIDLEDFVSHTVITEKDTYKKADAIYKHVQENYTWNGDYKIFSDVSVKNLIKNKSGNVSSINILLHNLLKEADIDVKPVLISTRDHGFPTKIYPVISDFNYLIVQATIDDKTYLLDATDEYLSFGEIPLRCLNSYGRLMDFKKGSEWVDLKPSTLTTIQFRAELNMGENDNITGSVKSKKTGYHALDSRKSYHQNNDAYLTNLEDKYPNIEISNHEVTNEGKTNPDFLEAYDIEYNWDDTGDNIYLNPFFTSFFKENPFKLQERSYPIDFGYKRTYYYMLKINFDDSYTVLEQPENLRFTLPNNKGSVHFSNVIIDNAINIMLKISFEDAIYPAEYYPYLKAFMSKIVDIQTNSLILLKKK; encoded by the coding sequence ATGCAAAAAACTTCTGTACTTCTGCTCCTGTTTTTAAATATTTCCATTTACGCTCAAACCAATTTTAATTCAGAAACATTAAAAGTCACTCGTGCCGATTTAGAATTAAATGTTTACGAAAAAGACTCTACCGCAAATGCTTTGGTTTTACACGAATACGGCAACAGCTATATTGATAACAACGATTATTCTTTAATAACCGAAGAAAAACGAAAAATAAAAATACTAAATCGCGAAGGTTTCAATAAGGCCAATGTTACCATTTATTTACAAAAAAGCGATGACCGAAAAGAAAAAGTAAAAAACATTGTTGCCACAACCTACAATTTGGTGGATGGCAAAGTGACGGTTACCAAATTAAGCGACACCCATATTTTTGAAGAAGAATATAACGACGATTTCACATTAGTAAAATTTACACTGCCAAATATTAAAGAGGGTTCGGTTATAAATTATAGTTACACCCTGCAATCGCCTTTTAAGTTTAATTATCAAGGATGGAGTTTTCAGAGCGATATCCCCAAGCTTTATAGCGAATATAACACGAGCATTCCTGCCAATTACGAGTACAACATAAAATTGGTTGGTGGTAAAAAATTGTTTAAAAACGATCAGAAAATAAAACGGAATTGTTTGTACGGTGGCAATGGTGCCCATGCTGATTGCACCATTTCCTCTTATGCCATGAAAGATATTCCAGCTTTTATTGAAGAAGATTATATGACCAGCAAATATAATTTCTTAGCCCGGATTGAATACGAGTTGAAAGTATTTAAAGGATTTGATGGCAGGATAAATAATTACACCAAAACTTGGAAAACCACAGATAGGGAATTTAGAACCGATAAAGACATTGGCAAGCAACTCTCGAAATCTATAGATTTGGAAGATTTTGTGAGCCATACCGTAATAACTGAAAAAGATACCTATAAAAAAGCCGATGCCATTTATAAACATGTTCAAGAAAATTACACATGGAATGGCGATTATAAAATATTTTCAGATGTATCTGTAAAAAATTTAATTAAGAATAAATCGGGCAATGTGTCGTCCATAAATATCTTGTTGCACAACTTACTTAAAGAAGCTGATATTGATGTTAAACCCGTTTTAATTTCAACAAGAGACCATGGATTTCCCACTAAAATATATCCGGTTATTTCAGATTTCAACTATCTAATTGTTCAAGCTACTATTGATGACAAAACGTATTTACTTGATGCCACAGACGAATACTTGAGCTTTGGCGAAATTCCCCTTAGATGTTTAAATAGCTACGGCCGCTTAATGGATTTTAAAAAAGGAAGCGAATGGGTAGACTTAAAACCCAGCACCTTAACGACCATCCAATTTAGAGCAGAATTAAATATGGGTGAAAACGATAACATTACGGGCAGTGTAAAATCTAAAAAAACTGGTTATCATGCTTTGGACAGCAGAAAAAGCTATCATCAAAATAATGATGCATACCTAACCAATCTAGAAGATAAATACCCAAACATAGAAATATCAAATCATGAGGTAACAAACGAGGGCAAAACCAATCCAGATTTTTTAGAGGCTTATGATATTGAATACAATTGGGACGACACGGGAGATAATATTTATTTAAACCCCTTCTTTACATCGTTTTTTAAAGAAAATCCTTTTAAACTGCAAGAGCGCAGCTACCCCATCGATTTTGGATACAAACGCACCTATTACTATATGTTAAAGATTAATTTTGACGATTCGTACACCGTTTTAGAACAACCAGAAAACTTGAGATTTACATTACCCAATAATAAAGGGAGCGTTCATTTTTCAAATGTAATTATTGATAACGCTATAAATATCATGTTAAAAATCAGCTTTGAAGATGCTATTTATCCAGCAGAATATTATCCGTATTTAAAAGCTTTTATGAGTAAAATTGTAGATATACAAACCAACTCGCTAATATTATTAAAGAAGAAATAG
- a CDS encoding 3-hydroxybutyryl-CoA dehydrogenase, with translation MKNIAVIGAGTMGNGIAHTFAQNGFKVQLIDISEDSLKKGMATISKNLDRMVAKEKITEANKTDTLSNISTFTNITEGVKNANLVVEAATENLDLKLKIFKQLDEACPEQAILATNTSSISITQIAAATSRPEKVIGMHFMNPVPIMKLVEIIRGYNTSDAVTHSIMEMSRKLGKTPTEVNDYPGFVANRILMPMLNESIETLYNGVAGVAEIDTVMKLGMAHPMGPLQLADFIGLDVCLSILNVMYEGFKNPKYAPCPLLVNMVRAGKLGVKSGEGFYDYSESRKAENVANQFK, from the coding sequence ATGAAAAACATCGCCGTAATTGGAGCAGGCACCATGGGAAATGGTATTGCACACACTTTTGCACAAAACGGATTTAAAGTTCAACTTATAGATATTAGTGAAGATTCACTTAAAAAAGGTATGGCAACCATTTCTAAAAATTTAGACAGAATGGTGGCTAAAGAAAAAATAACCGAAGCTAATAAAACGGATACGCTGTCCAATATTTCCACCTTCACAAATATTACCGAAGGTGTAAAAAACGCGAATCTTGTAGTTGAAGCTGCCACCGAAAATTTAGATTTAAAACTAAAAATTTTCAAGCAGTTAGACGAAGCTTGCCCTGAGCAAGCTATTTTGGCAACAAACACCTCATCCATTTCCATAACGCAAATCGCAGCGGCGACCTCACGTCCTGAAAAGGTTATTGGAATGCATTTTATGAACCCCGTTCCGATTATGAAATTGGTTGAAATTATCCGTGGCTACAACACAAGCGATGCCGTTACACATAGCATTATGGAAATGAGCCGAAAGCTGGGTAAAACCCCAACCGAAGTAAACGACTACCCAGGTTTTGTGGCCAACCGTATTTTGATGCCCATGCTAAACGAATCGATTGAAACCTTATACAATGGCGTTGCGGGTGTTGCGGAAATCGATACCGTTATGAAATTAGGTATGGCACACCCTATGGGCCCATTACAACTCGCCGATTTTATTGGTTTAGATGTTTGCCTGTCTATTTTAAATGTGATGTACGAAGGCTTTAAAAACCCTAAATACGCCCCATGCCCCTTATTGGTAAACATGGTTCGTGCGGGTAAATTAGGTGTAAAATCCGGTGAAGGTTTTTATGATTATTCTGAAAGCAGGAAGGCTGAAAACGTAGCTAATCAGTTTAAATAG
- a CDS encoding exonuclease domain-containing protein → MYAILDIETTGGKYNEEGITEIAIFKFDGHEIVDQFISLINPEREIQPFVVNLTGINSNMLRSAPKFYEVAKRIVEITEGCIIVAHNAQFDNRILKTEFKRLGFDFERKTLCTVELAKDLIPGQSSYSLGKLVRSLGIPVTDRHRASGDAMATVKLFKILLEKDTSKNIIQQSVRLNPKHQLEPRHIDIIEQMPSETGVYYIHKANGDIIYIGKSNNIKKRINQHFTNTNQKSKKIQQNVATVTYETTGSELVALLKESEAIKRNKPIYNRALRRNVFTHALYSFKDENGYINLKIDDADGRKKAITTFSNRQSGKSFITKAVEDFNLCQKLTGLYKTKTSCFNYDIKTCNGACIEKEPAEIYNKRVQALIDKNSYHNKNMVIIDKGRAVDERSAILIENGVFKGLGYFNLNYQINNIEILESIITPMDSNRDTQHIIQNYLRKNKRLKIITL, encoded by the coding sequence ATTTACGCAATATTAGACATAGAAACTACTGGTGGTAAGTATAACGAAGAAGGCATAACCGAAATTGCAATCTTCAAATTTGATGGCCACGAGATAGTCGATCAATTTATAAGCCTCATAAATCCCGAACGCGAGATACAGCCTTTTGTTGTTAACCTTACAGGCATTAATAGCAACATGTTACGCAGTGCCCCCAAGTTTTACGAAGTTGCAAAACGCATTGTTGAAATTACCGAAGGTTGTATTATCGTGGCACATAATGCGCAATTTGACAACCGCATTTTAAAAACCGAATTTAAGCGCCTCGGTTTCGATTTTGAACGAAAAACCCTTTGTACTGTAGAATTGGCAAAAGATTTAATTCCTGGACAAAGCTCTTATAGTTTGGGCAAGTTGGTACGCTCGCTTGGTATTCCGGTTACCGACAGGCATCGAGCTTCCGGCGATGCCATGGCCACGGTTAAATTGTTTAAAATACTTTTGGAGAAAGACACTTCAAAAAACATCATCCAACAATCCGTACGCTTAAACCCCAAACATCAATTAGAACCTCGCCACATCGATATTATAGAGCAAATGCCATCAGAGACTGGTGTTTACTACATTCACAAGGCCAATGGCGACATAATTTACATCGGAAAAAGCAATAATATAAAAAAGCGCATCAATCAACATTTTACAAATACCAATCAAAAATCCAAAAAAATACAGCAAAACGTTGCCACGGTAACTTACGAAACCACGGGCAGTGAATTGGTGGCACTTTTAAAGGAAAGCGAAGCCATTAAACGCAACAAACCCATATACAACAGAGCGTTACGGCGCAACGTTTTTACACACGCCCTGTATAGTTTTAAGGATGAAAACGGGTATATTAATTTAAAAATTGATGATGCCGACGGCAGAAAAAAGGCCATAACCACATTTAGCAACCGCCAAAGCGGAAAAAGCTTTATCACAAAAGCGGTTGAAGATTTCAACTTATGCCAGAAACTAACAGGACTTTACAAAACCAAAACCAGTTGTTTTAACTACGATATTAAAACCTGTAACGGGGCTTGTATTGAAAAGGAACCGGCCGAAATTTACAATAAACGCGTACAGGCACTAATAGATAAAAACAGTTATCACAATAAAAACATGGTGATTATTGATAAAGGTCGAGCGGTTGATGAACGCAGTGCCATCCTAATAGAAAATGGGGTTTTTAAAGGTTTGGGCTATTTTAATTTGAATTACCAAATAAACAATATTGAGATTTTAGAATCCATTATTACGCCCATGGACAGCAATAGAGATACCCAACACATCATTCAAAATTATCTCAGAAAAAATAAACGGTTAAAAATTATTACGCTTTAA
- a CDS encoding YggS family pyridoxal phosphate-dependent enzyme: MSIQKNLNNLKSKLPEHVTLVAVSKTKPISDLMEAYNAGQRIFGENKIQEMVDKHEDMPDDVKWHMIGHVQRNKVKHMAAFVSLIHGVDNLKLLKEINKQAKKHDRIIDCLLQIKIASEDSKFGMSPDEASEILQSNAFSELQHIKVIGVMGMATFTNDMNQIENEFKLLKTTFDNLKEVQTANCKLQIISMGMSGDYELAIDCGSNMIRVGSSIFGERNYSKQ; this comes from the coding sequence ATGAGCATCCAAAAAAACCTTAATAATTTAAAATCAAAATTACCTGAACACGTCACTTTGGTTGCCGTTTCCAAAACCAAGCCCATTAGCGATTTAATGGAAGCTTATAATGCAGGGCAACGCATTTTTGGAGAGAACAAAATCCAAGAAATGGTAGATAAACACGAAGACATGCCCGACGATGTTAAGTGGCACATGATTGGGCATGTACAGCGCAATAAGGTGAAACACATGGCGGCGTTTGTAAGTTTAATTCATGGCGTTGACAATCTTAAACTGTTAAAGGAAATAAACAAACAAGCCAAAAAACACGATAGAATTATAGATTGTTTACTTCAAATAAAAATTGCATCAGAAGATTCTAAATTTGGCATGTCGCCAGATGAAGCTTCAGAAATTCTACAATCGAATGCCTTTTCAGAATTGCAACATATAAAAGTTATTGGCGTTATGGGAATGGCAACGTTTACTAATGATATGAATCAAATAGAAAACGAATTCAAATTATTAAAAACGACGTTTGACAATTTAAAAGAAGTGCAAACTGCAAACTGCAAACTGCAAATTATTTCCATGGGCATGAGTGGCGATTACGAGTTGGCTATAGATTGCGGTAGTAATATGATTCGCGTGGGAAGTAGTATATTTGGCGAACGGAATTACAGTAAGCAGTAA
- a CDS encoding ion transporter: MSKYTRNKWRVKLHEIIYEADTPEGKLFDVVLLITILASILLVMLESVQSIDENFHNFLNISEWVITILFTIEYIARILTVRRPIKYIFSFYGIVDLLSTIPKYISLIVGGVHALAALRALRLLRVFRILKLARYLGASNNLMNALKASRAKISVFLFAVIIVAIILGTIMYLIEGEKNGFTNIPKSVYWCIVTLTTVGFGDITPQTPLGQFIASFVMILGYGIIAVPTGIISAEYTSQSKSGEQTNIDNNPKPVQLNSQCCVNCLEVKHHDDAEYCHKCGCQLHHD; the protein is encoded by the coding sequence ATGAGTAAATACACTAGAAATAAATGGCGAGTAAAGCTTCATGAAATTATTTATGAAGCCGATACGCCCGAAGGCAAGCTGTTTGACGTTGTTTTACTAATAACCATTCTTGCCAGTATTTTATTGGTTATGCTGGAGAGCGTTCAAAGTATTGATGAAAACTTCCATAATTTCCTCAATATTTCAGAATGGGTTATTACCATTTTATTTACCATCGAATATATCGCTCGAATTTTAACCGTTCGACGCCCCATAAAGTACATATTCAGTTTTTATGGCATTGTAGATTTGCTTTCAACCATACCCAAATACATTTCATTAATTGTTGGAGGTGTTCACGCCCTTGCCGCATTGCGGGCTTTAAGGCTGTTACGGGTGTTTAGAATATTAAAACTAGCACGGTATTTAGGCGCATCTAATAATCTGATGAACGCCTTAAAAGCCAGTAGAGCTAAAATATCAGTATTCCTATTTGCCGTTATCATTGTTGCCATTATTTTAGGTACTATTATGTATTTGATTGAAGGCGAAAAGAACGGATTTACAAACATCCCTAAAAGCGTCTATTGGTGTATTGTAACCCTAACCACGGTAGGCTTTGGCGATATTACGCCACAAACACCACTCGGACAGTTTATTGCCTCATTTGTTATGATTTTAGGGTATGGCATTATAGCGGTGCCAACTGGCATTATATCGGCCGAATACACCAGCCAAAGCAAATCAGGGGAACAAACCAATATTGATAACAACCCAAAACCTGTTCAGCTCAACTCGCAATGTTGTGTAAATTGTTTAGAAGTTAAGCATCACGATGATGCAGAATACTGCCATAAATGTGGTTGCCAATTACACCATGACTAA